The following coding sequences are from one Carcharodon carcharias isolate sCarCar2 chromosome 11, sCarCar2.pri, whole genome shotgun sequence window:
- the LOC121284084 gene encoding collagenase 3-like — translation MKCFQVPVLLILLNSKFIFAVPLTSEISEDDFGFAKDYLKKLYEFEDNSVLKTSSENSLRTSVMKLQKFFGLLITGELDPITLEIMKKPRCGVHDVLQYNHFPGKVKWQHMNLTYRITKYTPDIEQKQVDRAVRAAFKLWSDVTPLTFTRILDGEADIMLSFTPKEHGDGYPFDGPDGFLAHAFQPGSGLGGDVHFDEAETWSMDTKGYNLFMVAAHEIGHALGLAHSQDVGALMFPTYTYSSIQDFSLPYDDVLGIQTLYGSSNKPDPKPHPKTPEKCDPYLSFDAVGKIRGEVMFFKDRFFWRVHPQLPSTMLMRIHSQWPELPSKIDASYENVIKDVTLFFKGNKYWAVSGYTIIPGYPKTIRDFGFPQTVKKIDAAMQIHQTGKTFFFVGNQCWCYDERAKRMDEGYPKWIEDDWPGIGDHVDAAVQHKDYIYFFRGFTMFHYYYNKKQVVEIVYANSVVCNY, via the exons ATGAAATGCTTTCAGGTTCCAGTTCTCCTGAtactgctgaattctaaatttaTATTTGCGGTTCCCTTGACTTCTGAGATAAGTGAAGATGACTTTGGTTTTGCTAAG GATTATCTCAAAAAACTTTATGAATTTGAAGATAATTCTGTTCTGAAAACAAGCAGTGAAAACAGTCTAAGAACAAGTGTTATGAAATTGCAAAAGTTCTTTGGCCTCCTGATAACTGGTGAGCTGGATCCCATAACCTTGGAAATAATGAAGAAACCTAGATGTGGAGTTCATGATGTTCTTCAATACAATCACTTTCCAGGCAAAGTCAAGTGGCAACACATGAACTTGACATACAG AATCACCAAATACACACCAGATATTGAACAGAAGCAAGTGGATAGAGCTGTTAGGGCAGCTTTCAAATTGTGGAGTGATGTCACACCATTAACTTTCACCAGGATTTTGGATGGTGAAGCAGATATTATGCTTAGCTTTACACCTAAAG AACATGGTGATGGGTATCCATTTGATGGACCTGATGGTTTTCTGGCCCATGCTTTTCAACCAGGATCAGGACTTGGAGGTGATGTTCATTTTGATGAAGCTGAAACTTGGTCGATGGACACAAAAG GATACAACCTATTCATGGTGGCTGCTCATGAAATTGGTCATGCTCTGGGACTGGCTCATTCGCAAGATGTGGGGGCTTTGATGTTCCCCACATATACATATTCTAGTATTCAAGACTTCAGTCTACCATATGACGACGTTCTGGGGATTCAAACACTGTATG GTTCATCAAATAAACCtgacccaaaacctcacccaaagACTCCAGAGAAATGTGATCCTTATCTGTCCTTCGATGCTGTCGGTAAAATACGTGGAGAAGTTATGTTTTTTAAAGACAG GTTCTTTTGGCGTGTTCACCCACAACTACCCAGTACAATGTTAATGAGAATCCACTCTCAATGGCCAGAACTCCCCTCAAAAATTGACGCGTCGTATGAAAACGTCATTAAGGACGTGACTCTATTTTTCAAAG GAAACAAATATTGGGCTGTCAGTGGATATACTATTATACCAGGATATCCTAAGACTATCCGTGACTTTGGTTTTCCCCAAACGGTGAAGAAAATCGATGCAGCAATGCAAATTCATCAGACTGGAAAGACATTCTTCTTTGTGGGAAACCAATGCTGGTG TTACGATGAACGTGCAAAACGAATGGATGAAGGATATCCAAAATGGATAGAAGATGACTGGCCtggcattggtgaccatgtggatgctgctgttcagcacaagg ATTACATTTATTTCTTCCGTGGATTCACAATGTTTCATTATTATTACAACAAGAAGCAAGTTGTTGAAATTGTGTATGCAAATTCAGTAGTTTGCAATTATTGA